A portion of the Dissulfuribacter thermophilus genome contains these proteins:
- a CDS encoding sensor histidine kinase — translation MNSIFQFSIKKQIIFLNIMILSFFVIIFGVFYWEIVSFEKRLETIEFFNRILHNSLEIRRYEKDIFLRVGEKNLDKLMEYLSRLKKGIEIKRNDIIQLTNEEEFIDFLNSLNRYEHIFTNYKKNGHLNQTLVRKHGKRIIEFCNKILNRTRVKIHKELKYILWSFMLIPTILGLIMAFLIQFQTKPIIERLKILEKATKDLLEDRFEPIKDDSRIRDEVSDLILAFNKMAQELDTRYEEVLQAKKLAAIGTFSSGIAHELNNPLNNISLSADYLYEEYEELSPEEAREIIKDIMQQAERASKIVKNLLDFSREKESLIKELRIRDIIDNTEKLIDNELKINQIYFGTDIPDNLPPVLGDMDKLQQVFLNLFLNSIQSMKESGGIIYVDAREEPKGYIRIDVTDSGKGIPEEMLDKIFDPFFTTKKVGEGTGLGLSIVYGIIKKHGGHIEVKSKVGEGTTFSIFLPVPKKENSGANKDESGNNRR, via the coding sequence ATGAATTCTATTTTTCAATTTAGCATAAAAAAACAAATAATTTTTTTAAATATAATGATATTGTCATTTTTCGTCATTATTTTTGGCGTATTTTATTGGGAAATAGTGTCTTTTGAAAAGAGATTAGAGACGATCGAATTCTTCAATAGGATCTTACATAATTCTTTAGAAATTAGACGTTATGAAAAAGATATATTTTTAAGAGTAGGAGAGAAAAATCTGGATAAGTTGATGGAATATTTATCTAGATTAAAAAAAGGTATTGAAATTAAAAGAAATGATATAATTCAATTAACAAATGAGGAAGAATTTATTGATTTTCTTAATTCATTGAATAGATACGAACATATTTTTACTAATTATAAAAAAAATGGGCACTTAAATCAAACTTTAGTGCGAAAACATGGTAAGAGAATTATAGAGTTTTGTAATAAAATATTAAATAGGACTAGGGTCAAAATTCATAAAGAATTAAAGTATATTCTGTGGAGCTTCATGTTAATCCCTACTATACTTGGATTAATAATGGCATTCTTGATTCAATTTCAAACCAAACCAATTATAGAACGACTTAAGATATTAGAAAAGGCAACAAAAGACCTGTTAGAAGATAGATTTGAACCGATCAAAGACGACTCGAGGATTAGAGACGAGGTTTCAGATTTGATTCTAGCTTTTAATAAAATGGCGCAGGAATTGGATACCAGGTATGAAGAGGTTCTACAGGCAAAAAAATTGGCTGCCATTGGTACATTTTCATCGGGAATTGCCCATGAGCTTAACAATCCTTTAAATAATATTTCTCTTTCAGCTGACTATTTGTATGAAGAATATGAAGAGCTTTCTCCTGAGGAAGCACGAGAGATAATTAAGGATATTATGCAACAGGCTGAAAGAGCAAGTAAAATAGTTAAGAATCTATTAGACTTTTCACGAGAAAAAGAGTCACTGATTAAAGAATTAAGGATTCGAGATATTATTGACAATACTGAAAAATTAATTGATAATGAACTTAAAATTAACCAGATTTATTTTGGAACGGATATTCCTGACAATCTACCTCCAGTCCTTGGAGATATGGATAAACTTCAACAAGTCTTCTTGAATCTATTCCTTAATTCTATCCAATCCATGAAGGAATCTGGTGGCATCATCTACGTTGATGCAAGGGAAGAGCCTAAAGGATATATTAGGATAGATGTCACTGATTCAGGGAAAGGCATTCCTGAAGAGATGCTTGATAAGATATTTGATCCGTTCTTTACCACAAAGAAGGTCGGTGAAGGAACCGGTCTGGGATTGTCCATAGTCTATGGGATTATCAAGAAACATGGTGGTCATATCGAGGTCAAGAGTAAGGTAGGAGAAGGGACCACCTTTTCCATATTTTTACCCGTACCCAAAAAAGAGAACAGCGGAGCAAATAAGGATGAGAGTGGCAATAATAGACGATGA